Genomic window (Saccharomyces cerevisiae S288C chromosome X, complete sequence):
AAACTCGTGCAGCTCAGCAATCATCGTTCGATACCTGGGATTTCGCTCATCGTTAAATTTATTGTATAGTCCTAAAGCGTTGCTTGCACTCGTCTCTCTGCTTATAGACTCGTGGAATCCTTCTCTCTTGGAAACGCTCTCATTTATCATTGTTCCTGTGAACCCGTACGAGAATTTATACCAGTAAAAAAGATTGGTGGGTTTAATATCTTGAGGATTCCTTCAAAGTAGTCTTTTAGTGCAAAGATATCGATGATCTTCATTCGCATTGTTCATATTCATCATTACGCAAAGGATAGCTATGCGTTCCGCTTCGTCATACTTAATCAGGAATATTGAACATCCAAAAATCTCCGAGCTCACGTATGTAGAATTTTTGATGaatacaaaagaagaaaacactagacttttctttgatgttTACATTATGTCTATGATGCTAAGTAATTGGGCACTCTCCCCTCGATATGTGGGACAGCGAAACCTCATACATTGCACCACTTTATTTCACACACTTACACGATGGGCAAAAGACGCAGACGATAAATATCATGATATAAACTCAATGTATGAAAACATGTTTACACCTTCAAATGATAACGTTTCAATTTTGCAGGATGAAGGTAAATCTGATTATGATACGACGAAGGCCAGCTCtatggaagaagatatCAGTGCTTTTAATAAAGACTTGTACAATTTCTATAATATTGGATATGCCAAACAGATCATGTCTGCTTCacaattggaaaatatagTAAAGGCAAAGGGCAGATTTGTTATACAAAGTTTATCCACCAGTCCTTATTATAATTTGGCCCTTGAAAACTATGTTTTCAAGAATACACCAAGAGCCAAAAGAGGTCCCGATAATTGCAGACTGTTATTTTACATCAATGATAGGTGCGCCGTTATAGGCAAAAACCAAAATCTGTGGCAGGAAGTAGATCTTGCTAAGCTGAAGAGTAAGAATTTCGAACTACTTAGAAGATTTTCTGGAGGTGGCACTGTACTGCATGATTTGGGCAATGTTAATTATTCATATTTAACATCAAGGGAGAAATTCGAAACaaagtttttcaacaaaatgATAATTAAGTGGTTAAATTCATTGAATCCCGAACTAAGACTAGATTTGAATGAGAGAGGAGATATTATTCAGGACGGGTTTAAAATTAGTGGCAGTGCTTATAAAATTGCCGGTGGCAAAGCATACCATCATGCAACGATGTTGCTTAATGCGGATTTAGAACAGTTTAGCGGCTTATTAGAACCCTCACTACCGAACAATATGGAATGGGAGTCAAGTGGAGTTCATAGtgtaaaatcaaaaatcaaaaatgtTGGTATAATTACTCCTAATCAGTTCATTGCAGTGGTATCCGAGCGTTTTCAGAAAACATTCAAAGTTGACGGCGAAATACCTATATATTACTGTGACGAGTTTAAATCTATAAACGATGAGATTAAAGATGCTATGAACACCTTACAGAGCGAACAATGGAAATATTTCTCGGGGCCTAAATTTTCAGTGAAGATTAAAGATAAAGGCTTAACAATTAAAGTCGAAAAGGGCATGATTTATGATTGTGATAGAAATGATTTAATCGGCTTGGAATTCAAAGGATTTTTGGAGAATATTGACAGTTACACATAACGTTGATGAATATTTCAATTCACTTGTAAATAACGTAGgtaaatatcaaaattaaagTCTTTCACCGGAAACTGATTCAGCATATTTCAGCAGACGCGTCCTAGATTCACAGCAAACTTCAATATAAGCGATACATTAGGAGTGTTCGTACTTTAGATCTATAAGAACTATATTTTGTTACGATTCAGCCGTCTCTAAATGTGAACTAAATATTTATACTGTTATTTGAGAAACCGACAGATAGTACTTAATTTTATCGATCATCTAAGAATAGCATCGGTATTGTGGTGacatttattgaatttcttccGCTCCAGAATAAAGTTCCTTTTCACTTCAAAAAACTGCCACCAGTAAAGTTGCACCAGTGGTTTTTGAGCATTTTTTGTCAATGTCGCTTAACCGTTCTTGAACTGTATCCTCTTGACGTCGATAAAATCATTTGTAAAAACCAGGCCAAATCATCATTGAATAATTTACACTGTGTCTTCAATGTCGCCATTTGGACCAATAATTATCAAACTGTTCACAATTCACTCAAAGTCCTTTCAGCAACATTCTTATGAAACAATactttctttgaatttgtatgatgaaacaaaattttttggttaTTAATCATTTATCACTCTCGGTAGCCAAGTTGGTTTAAGGCGCAAGACTGTAATTTACCACTACGAAA
Coding sequences:
- the AIM22 gene encoding putative lipoate--protein ligase (Lipoate-protein ligase; octanoyl-CoA: protein transferase required along with Lip2 and Lip5 for lipoylation of Lat1p and Kgd2p; similar to E. coli LplA; null mutant displays reduced frequency of mitochondrial genome loss), giving the protein MSMMLSNWALSPRYVGQRNLIHCTTLFHTLTRWAKDADDKYHDINSMYENMFTPSNDNVSILQDEGKSDYDTTKASSMEEDISAFNKDLYNFYNIGYAKQIMSASQLENIVKAKGRFVIQSLSTSPYYNLALENYVFKNTPRAKRGPDNCRLLFYINDRCAVIGKNQNLWQEVDLAKLKSKNFELLRRFSGGGTVLHDLGNVNYSYLTSREKFETKFFNKMIIKWLNSLNPELRLDLNERGDIIQDGFKISGSAYKIAGGKAYHHATMLLNADLEQFSGLLEPSLPNNMEWESSGVHSVKSKIKNVGIITPNQFIAVVSERFQKTFKVDGEIPIYYCDEFKSINDEIKDAMNTLQSEQWKYFSGPKFSVKIKDKGLTIKVEKGMIYDCDRNDLIGLEFKGFLENIDSYT